Below is a genomic region from Polypterus senegalus isolate Bchr_013 chromosome 13, ASM1683550v1, whole genome shotgun sequence.
ACCATAAAGAGGAGACCCTGACATAGCGGCCAGGGATACACATAAGCGGGCTCTACAAGTCCACATTACAGTTTTGTGCAAATCTCGTTCTGCCTGTGGGCTGTGTGCATATCCAAGAGTGGCACTGTGTTAACAAATGGGGAGGAAGATGAGAACATCGtgtgcaaaacaaaacatttctaaaCTGCAAAGGTTACACACATGGCTGGTGAGCCGGATGTCATCTGCAGCCCACGGATGCTGACATCAGAGTTAGAATAAACCAAAGCCACATCTCCACCTGCGTCctttctaaatatttaaaattaacaaacatgTCCGGGACCTTCACATTGTGTTTGGTGGCAGCAGAAGCACGGGGGACTTTCTTCAGATTTCTAGTACCAAGCATTAGGGGTCTCTCCTTTGAAAACATTCTAGCGCCAGCCATTACCCCGTAAGTGTACCTGTTCAGGATCAGGTGTAGGGCAGAGACCGGCCCACCCAAACGAACATCGGGCATACAGGCACACCTGGCCCATTCCAAATTGATGGTGCCTGTGTTTGGGGTCCAGGAGAATACAGATGAACACCGTTGGACCCTAAAGAAAGACCTCCTGTCCATGAATTGAAACTGCTCGACAAAGGTAGGAGCAAAGTCTTGGTGGTCCCTTAAAATAACAGGGATGTTCATCATTTGAGGAAGATCTGGTGACACAAGCAGCTGACGTGATTAGCTCAGGGTCAGAAAggggtgtcagaagtgggatttgagcccacaacatcagaatttgaagtccaaagctttaagcACCACAGCACACAATCTGTGCATCTAgtgattatatagcgcctttcactctatctatctatctatctatctatctatctatctatctatctatctatctatctatctatctatcatatagtgcctttcatatctatctatctatctatctatctatctatctatctatctatctatctatctatcagttatatagtgcctttcatatctatctatctatctatctatctatctatctatctatctatctatctatcagttatatagtgcctttcatatctatctatctatctatctatctatctattattataatagtattatatagtgcctttcacatatctatctatctatcagttatatagtgcctttcacatctatctatctatctatctatctatctatctatctatctatctatctatctatctattattataatagtattatatagtgcctttcacaccaaTCTTTCTATACTTAGTTATTTATGACTTGTCTGATGCTCTTTTCCAAGCTGACATTCCACATTTCAGACACAATTACTTCCATTTCCTTTGTTGTCTTTTCAGCTCAAGAATGGGCAGGTGAAGGGTGTCacttgtggtcacacagtggtgtcagtagtgggatttgagcccagAACCTCAGCATTTGAggtccaaatccttaaccaccATGTCACATGGCACCTTGAGTGGCTTTGGTGTGCTTACTCATGGAAATCTCGACACGAGGAGGGTGGGCATGCCTACCTACAAACCCAGCCTCCATTTTTGTTTCTCTCTTGCCTGATGGCACACTGGCCAGCCCGCCAATCCACCAGTCCATCTTATTCACAGTACCGCATTgctaatgataataaataaaggaaataaatgaagtTTAAGTCAGCGTTTAGTCACCAGAACTACCTCAGAGCTGCCTGAATGTCACCCCATGAGTCACACAGATGATTACACAGTGGACTGTCCACTTTTTTAAAACAGCGGCAGCCCACAGAATCGTAAAAGCAGAACAACAAAAAGCGGAGGCACAGGCATCCAAGTGGCATCCATGGGTCCAAGTGAAGACATGCAGTGCCCGCCACTTGTTTCCAGCTCATGATGTTGTGCCCGTCTGCTGACATTTTTTCAATTCATTCCAATCGAACCTCTCTGGGCAGACTTGAGTGAAGTTGTCCACTGATGGTTGCCATCCATCCTGACTGAGTTTGAGGGGATCTGCAAAGAGCAATGGCAGAAAATCCTAGTGTGTGAAGCTCATCACGTCAAACCCAAGAAGGTGCCAGGCTGGCAACACTGCCCTGGGTTGGTGTTATAGCTAAGCACTGAGTACTCCAATCTGAATGCTTGTGCCCGatgggagatttcagttttttttgttatgaataaATTTGCCAAAAGTGTGAATTGGCATAAGCTGGCATCATTTGGGCACTCAGAAGACATAAAGTGAGGTGAAAGTGCATAAGAAACAAGAGACAATTCAGATATCTGCAATATTCCAAGTTGGGCTCTGGTTTAAATGATTGAGTCTCGATTGTAATAGACATTTGTCATTTTGCCCCTTCAGTTGGGGGTCCACAGGGGTCTGGTAAAGgatcagaaatcaaaaaacacCTCAAGTTTGGCTAAAATGGAGTTTATGAACCACTGGGTGGGCTGCCCGCTGTTGACTTAGAGTGGACTGCGACTTGTGACAATCTATAATGGCAGAGGGTCATGATGGGTCACTGCTTTGATGTTTGTGCCCATCCATCCCCACCCCCACACATTCGATTTGCCACAAAGACATGGGAAAAAGTGGAGAGTGGACTGCAAAATCAATATTAGTCTTCTGGGGGGTGTCTAAGAGGGGTAGGACCACCGGTGAAGAATCAAACATCCAACATACGGTCacatttgtgatcagcaacctcaaaatggCATAAAATTACACTCCCCATTATTCACTGTTGTATGAACAGGAGTAATAGACCCCTCGTAACTCATGATGGGGGGTTCACCCCGGGTTTTGGTTGGTGTGGTCTGCACAACTCCAAGTCCTTTTGGTCAATGACTTTTACTGAAGACACTCACTGGGGTCCTCCGAATTAGATGGGTGACGTTTCCTGTGCAAAACACGGTGGCCTAAAAATTAGGGTTTTTGGGGCTTGTCGACCAAAAAATAGGTGGGGAACCCCCATAAAGCTCAACGTCTGTTAAAAAcgagacatcaagatgagtccaGGGGAGGGGTGGTGTCATACATGTGGGAGTTTCATGTACCAGTGAGTCACCAAATGAATAACGGAGCAATCCTGTCCTGTCACATCATTGTCTGACCCTTGACTGGTGAGGGATGAAATGAGGAACCTTCCACTTCTGACTCATTGTCTTGTCCAATTAGTGCACTGAGAAAAAATTAAACTTGAGCCACGGGTTCAAATGCAGTCCCAATGTGCTCCAAATGTCCTCGCTGCGGTGTCCCCAAGGGGCTCCTGTGTGGTCACAAAGACGTGCGCATTGAGTTCAAGAAGACTTGTGTGGCAGTCTGTGTTAATTAATTaaccaaccaatcaatcaatccaataattatttaatcatttaatcaattaactaattcattaattaattttgtctCATATACACTTCTCTATCTTTGTCTTGTAAAACAGTTTGAATGACAtacgctatagaaataaatgtttggaAACCCACCTGACCCTGctttctcttatatagtgcctttcatctatctatctatctatctatctatctatctatctatctatctatcatagatctatctatctatgtattatatagtgcctttcacatctatctatctattcagtatatagcgcccttcactctatctatctatctattatatggtgcctttcttcTAGATTTcaggttgtcattatgggatatgCAGTGTCgagtgatgggcaaaaatggcaaatgtatccttttaaagtgaaatctacaacacaataaaaggtGAAGGGTCtggaatgctttctgaatctatctgttatatagtgtctttcacatctatctatctatctatttattatatagtgcctttcactttctctgtctattatatagtgcctttttatctatttatctatatattttttataatgggcggcacggtggcgcagtggtagcgctgctgccttgcagttaggagacctgggatcactgcctgagtcctccctgcgtggagtttgcatgttctcttcgtggatttcctccgggtgctccggtttcctcccacagtcgaagaCATACAAgtaaggtgcattggcaattctaaattgtgcttggtgtgtgtgtgtgtgccctgcggtggctccagcagacccccgtgaccctgtagttgggatataatggatggatgaatttattatatagtgcctttcactttatatatctgtttctctattatatagtacctttcattttctcatatgcatctatctatccatgtaacgattatatagtgcctttctatctatataagttttcattatatagtgccttttctctttatctatctattacatagcgCCTTTCTAGCTGTATTTATCAAGGCCCAGAATAAGCTCATTCTGTTTACAGGTCCCATTCCCCCTGACCCTGTAGATAACGTTTAGAGCAGTAGGTCAGACCCCCCGCCTAATAAGGAGGGCAACTCGGCTGATTGCCTGCGGTGTGCTTCGTATAATAAAAGCGCCAGCGTCGCCCGTGTCGTGTTCAGCCGGGACCGCCATCCTCGGTAGACAAACCCCCCCGCCCCCCAAACCCCCCGCTCCAGGTGCGCTCCTCGCGTGTCGGGCCGTCCCAGAGAGAGTCGCTCTGTTGAAGGACGCGCTTTGCAGTGCAAACACATTAATTGCGCTGAGTCAGGCTGCGCTCCACGAACGGACTAATAAATCGGCTGCCTCCGTTCCGCATTGTGCTCAGGAATGTCAGGAGTGCCTGCCCTGCAGTTGCTCCGCTCGTCTTCGTGTTTGTCTTCGTGCTTCGAGAGCCTCTTTCTATATTAAGCAGCGATGAAGTCATCCTCTGTCGGGAATCCGCAGCATCCCCGACTCTAAATTACCTGGCGTGCCCCGTGCAGCCTGGCGCTCAAGTCTATGAGAAGTAAATGGTGTGAGATTGAGCACAGTGGCTGCTCATTACTGTAATTAAAAGAGTTACAAAGCAGCGCATGTAGCTGCAGACATCGCGAGCACGCATATTTCACTGTAACCAAATCGCATGGTTTTGGCCAGAAGACAAAAGCGCTTAATTATAACAAATACATTGGAGGTGCCGGAGCCCTCAACAAAGGTGGAGCCGGCGTGCAGTGGAATGTGTTATTGATAATTAAGAGAGAAGCGAGAAGACAACATCAGCCAGGATGCAGGACTGTTTGCTTCTGTTTGGAAGCAGGAAGGTGGGCTTCAGGGTTAGGGCAGATCTGGATGGGGGGGTTTGCAGACATGCACTCCACTGGCTCCATTTGGAGGGCACCTCAGACCTGCATCTGAACCCTGAGACAGGAGGGACCTTCCCTGAAAGGCATGGCCAGAGCCCACCAGTGATGCAGCAGGCTCTCTGCTCAGGCCATTTTTGTGCAAAATGTCACGAGTTAAATGCCCGAACTGAAAAAGTGTTTGTTCTGCAGCCTGAACCTAAAATTCCACAACCATCACTTCACGTGTCCTAAACGAGGCCCCCTGAACTCCTGGAGCTTCTTCATCACATCCCAGAAGGTTTTCTGACATGTGGCGCAGCTCTCATCTCCTCATAGGGGTCTTGTCTGGTCAAATGTCGAGTGACCTCAGAGACCCCTGTAAGGCCCTTCCAGTTTGGTGACGTGGCTAGATGCCCCCATAAAGAACTTTTGTCTGTCGTGTTGCTCTGAGCAGATGAGCTCCTTGATCAGCGGTGCCCCGGACTGTGGGCTTCTGCTCTTTCAGTGTCTTTGGTGGTGAGGACTGAGCTGAGCCTAAAACGCCACAGTGGCCCCCTCACttgttataaatgaggccccctGAACTCCTGGCTCTTCTTCATCAGATCCCAGAAGGTTTTCTGACATGTGGTGCAGCTCTTGTCTACTCATAGGGGTCTTGTCTGGTCATATGTCGAGTGACCCTTTGGGTCACCCAGCTGCACCCATAGGTGTCATTTATTTCTGACCAGACCCCCATGATAAGCAGACCCTAGTCTCCTGGCTCTCTGGGATTCTGCCCTTTCACTTTCCTTGGCGCTGAGAGCTGAGCTCTGACAGGCTgcagtgcaaagcaggaaactgGAGTGACAGAGAGAGTGCTTGAGATGGGAGGGGTGCTCACCCTCAGGTGTGTGAGCCCCTCCCAGCTTCACTCTCAACCTATTTAAAGATGGGGTGAGGAGATACAGAGGCAGGTGCTGACAACAGCCTAATAGCTGCTGCAGAAGGAGACACTGCTAGACGAGAACAAAGGCAGCACAACCTCTGCATCCTCAGCGTCTGCTCAGCGCGAGACTTGAAGACTTGCAGGAAGTCAAGGGGGGTCCACCCAAAGCCAAGCAGCTGATCCTTCCATCTCGGAGACCTCCATCTCTGCCATGTGCTTCCACTGTGCGGGATCCCGCCGAGCCCAGCCTGCTGAAGAGCTGAGCGCATCTCCTCAGTCCACAGGGGCCTCGGCATTGAACCTGGCGGCCAAGGGCTACCGCCTGCGACCTCGCCGATCGCTCAAAGTGATGTACCCTCCGATCGTGAGGAAGTACCTGCCTCGGCCCGAGAGGGGAAGCCTGGTGAAGCGCTGGCTCCTGATTTTGTCCTCTGTGGTGCTTGTGCAAGTGTACATGGAGGAGGACTTTGATGTCCCCCTTCTGGATGTCACACCTGCCGTGAAGCACCACCTGTCCCGCCATTGCAATGCACCCGAGTATGGCCTTCACCTGAGGCTGCCACAGAGCCCGGCCCCGAGAGCAGCCATCCGGGTGGCAAAGCAGAAGGAGAACCCTTGGGGGGAGGCTGGTGCCACCTCAGGTGAGAACTTGACACTTTATTACGCAGCCAAGGAGGTGTTTTATGGTGAGGTGCTGGCGGTGCCCATTATCAGCTCCGAGAGTTGGTCCTCCGCCTCCAAGAGACTTGTGCACTCGGGATAAGGTATGGCGGCACGTCCCGTTTCACCTTTCGCAGAAGCATCGGTCTTCCAGGAGGACTGGAGTCTGGACAGTTTCCAAAGAGCCTGCGCTCGGATGTCCCACGCTCAGGCGTTGACCCCCGCAGGCCTGCTGGACTGTGTGACCTTTGAGACTCGGCGCGGGTGCAGCGCTGAGGACGGCGACGGCGGACCACGAGAGCGGCTGCATGGCGCGGACTCTTTGAAGTGGCTGCCACCTCATTGGCGGCTTCTCCTTCCCTGCACACCTTGCAGGTGAATCAGAGacgcctcttttttttttttttcttcgttttttttcttcttcagagtGGTGGGACGACATTTTTGTGCCCGCCGTAAAAGATCCGCCGAGGCGGGACAGGGACGCGCGGCAGGTTAGGTGGCGGTTAGCGCGTCGCCGCCGGACGAGCAGAGACTCTGAATATTCGGGTGGACGGCTGTCTGCAGGGGGGGGGTCTACTTCAGCCCCTTCGAGTCCACCTTCTCTTTTTGGTTTCAGTAACATCGGGATATGCTTAGAgactaattattaattattaccgCTTTTACTGGGCTGCTTGTTGGGATGGGCTTGTGATAACCATGTCATTAAAAATCGTTATGCTCATCAATGACTTGTTTCTTGTGTCTCATTTCCTTTAAAGAAATTAACTTCTCACTTCCTAAAGCCCTGATGCCGTTCACATGACCCCTTTAAGCAGATCTGAATACATCGATGACTTTCTGTGGGTCGGTGAATTGGAAATTTCAATCTTCACACCAGGGAGGcgtgcacggtggcgcagtgggtagcgctccaAGCTGCCAGCTCTCTCTTGGTTTTGCACAAAGATGTGTAAAGTGCTTCAGCTGGAGGTTCTGGACTGGACAGAGACGGTACAAAAAAAGGGGGTAAGGAGCAGGCATTGCCAAGTGACTGAGAGGAGCACCCCACCGCCCAACGGGCCACCAAGTCCAAAAATCCGCATGGACATCCTTTGACTCCAATGAGCCCTCACCTTCACAAAATGCATACACATCGGGGGCACAAAAACAGAGTTTGCATAAACCCCTCAAAACAGCTTATTGCACCCATGCGTTGGTGGGACAAGAATTGAGATCTGCGATGGAGTGGAGGGGCGCTGCGTGCACGGCTGTGACCTGCCTTGAGACCGGGGATGCCGGGGTGGGCTCAGGACCTCGTGACTCTGAATGGCATTAAGGAggtttaaaaacacacatttgtgtTAAACACTACATAAACACATGGATACATGCACACACTGTGAAAGACGTTATGTAATGAATCGATACAAAGGAAAAGCACTATACAATaggtggaaaagaaaaggaaagtcactatataatagatagacagaaaagaaaaagcactatacaataggtggaaaagaaaaggcattgtgcaGCTGGAATAGGTTCCAGCAACCTCTGCGACCCTGTTCATGACCaagcgagttagaaaatgaatgactgaaatagataaaaaagaaagataaaatataATAGAAAGGAAAAGACACAATAGAATAGAGAGACAGGAACGTAAGGGCactaaaagacagaaaaagaaaggcattaatagatagataggcacgaTAAAATACATGGAAAGGGAAAAtcactatataatacaaaaaagGCCAAACTGCTTACTAGAcggaaaatgaaaggcactatataatagattaataaaaagataaaaaaggcactatataatagatagatagatctgaaaggcgctatataataaattaataaacatataaaaatgaaaggcactctataatagatagatagatagatagatagatctaaaaggcgctatataatatattaataaacagataaaaatgaaaggcgctatataatcgaGAGGTAGCCTTTATTCCGTGGCCGCTGTCTACTACATGCCCGAAGCGTCCAGCTGGCTCTGCCAATGATTGCCCTCCTGTCTCACAACACTACAGTGGTGATTTAATTGTTGTAATTTTTGTTTCCGTTTGATGTGCTTCAACAAACACGAACGATTTATTTCCGGGATTTCTTTGTATGCAGATTGCGCTTTCTCTTCAAACATGACCTTTCGTTAGCGCGGGGAACACGAGACAATAAATACCTttacctttaaataaataaatacctttacaataaataaatacctttaCCTTTCGTTAGCGCGGGGAACACGAGACAATAAATACCCATTATATGCTATAAACGTCTTGTTAGTTTACTAACGGAACCCTTAATAATACCTAATAAAGATTACCGGAAAAGTGGATGAGACACGGAAAATATGAGTTTAAAATCCAAGCCATGAGGTGGAGTTGGTGCTTAGGGAGCAATTGGACCTTGACCATGAAAGGAGCCCTCTGGTGAAACCTCGAGATTGCTACCCAAATCAGCCGTAGAGTCGAATCGGGCGCTCAGTGCCACTTCGCATGGGGCAGCAAACTCTCCTCAGACCTCAGATGTCTGACAGTTCTGCAAGACGTGACGAcctatgtaaataataaatacgtAAATAAATCACTGTGAAATATATCTATCAAAACCAATCCAAACTCAATACTCGTTAGGACCTACCCTCTAAATTTGGACGAGTGACGGATTTCATTTCAAGGCTTATTTGATGTTGCGTGGGGCGtcactcaaataaataaataaacacgtcaaaaatatatatttcgtgacacatgtaattatttattttctcacttcaagtcattattatttatttattgtcacctttctttctttctttctttctttgacatGGTCCGGAGTAATCTGGTGCTGACGCTGTACTTACTCCCGTCTAAATGAATATCCACGACACCCAGAGGTCCGCACTCTTAAACTTTACTACAACTGAAAATGAAGAGAGCTCTCTGCAGTGTGGACACCGCCCTACTGTCACCTCAAATTCCGTTCGTGACCCCCGCACGCAGGACTAATggagcttttatatatatatatatatatatatatatatatatatatatatatatatatatatatataatttattttttcttttctgtcaatTCAATGAATTTGATGTCTAACGTATTCGACATTGTAAACTATAGGTGGACTACATGGAAGGACCCCGGTATCATCAGCCTAGCGTTTGAATCTTCATTTGACATGGCGAGTTTGGTTTAGGCCGACCGTTAGGTTAATGACTTGCtagttacaattattattattattattattattatttttttttttttttattagtagtagtagtgtctTTCATTGATGCCGAACGGGCCTTGTAACGAGGCGGCGCAGTCCTCCATGTGCCCCGGCTTGTTTCATAAACTCTCCCTGCCCGCCCGAGTCATTCAGATGGCACGCTCGGGGTTTCGGCCGCGACACCCTCAGGCACCTTCAATATTACACACATTTACAGAAAAAAGCGTTACTTCAACAAAATGAATTCTACTTATGTCAGGTATTCCTTGCCAACGTGATCGACTCATGTCGGAAATGAATCGAACAAAGGGAAGAAAAGCAAAGAATGCGAGGAATTCTTTGACACGCAGATTGCGTTACACAAGAAGGTT
It encodes:
- the ier3 gene encoding radiation-inducible immediate-early gene IEX-1, with translation MCFHCAGSRRAQPAEELSASPQSTGASALNLAAKGYRLRPRRSLKVMYPPIVRKYLPRPERGSLVKRWLLILSSVVLVQVYMEEDFDVPLLDVTPAVKHHLSRHCNAPEYGLHLRLPQSPAPRAAIRVAKQKENPWGEAGATSGENLTLYYAAKEVFYGEVLAVPIISSESWSSASKRLVHSG